The genome window GATCCAGTCTGATATTGATTTGCTCTTAACGCACATTAACCGTTTGCTGGCGGTAACGCGCTATATCGATGAAGACGTGGTAGAGCGAAGTTAACAACAACCTCTGAAGGTGCTGATCCAGCGACACCTTCAGAGGCAGTATGATGACGGTGCGGCATTGTTATTGACGCATTTTACTGTCACTTATTTAGCCGTTATAAATCATTTTTCTGGCAAAACTCTTCCCACGTCATTCCCAGCGCTGCCGCGTGCTCTTGCAGATAGGTTTCAATTGCCTGAATCGCTACTTCTTTATCAGGTTCCGCCAGCTGAATAGAAAACAGAATGGCATCCTGATTTTTAGCCCGCAAAAACGCGGCATAAAACCGATCCGCCTGCATACTGCGATACTGTGCCAGCGACATATTAAACCCGTCTGCTTCTTGCTGCGTCAGGCCATCAAGGGCAGCCTGAAAGTCAGGATGGGCTGACAAAAACATTGAACGGGCGATAGCATAATACTCTTGAGGCGTTTTCATGGGCGTAACCTGTAAATAATGATGGCGTTAAGTGTAACCTGAGGCGACGCAGCTGTCAGGCGATCGCCATCTAACCGCCGCAAAGTTACCCACTGCCCGGGCGGGGTGGGGAAAAATGTTCTTAATCACCTGCATTAACCCGACTGATGCGCAAGTTTCTTGCGCTGGCGGGGTGAAAAATTATAACGTAGCCGCCATCAAATGAAGGTTAGGGAGCCAGAATGAAAAAGTGGATGCTGTTGGGCGCGCTGGCGCTGACGGGCTGTGCGCAGATTGATCAATATCAGCAGGCGGTAAAAACACCGGCTCCGGCCAATCTGCAGGGTTACTGGCAAACTACCGGGCCGCAGCGCGGGCTGATTAGCGATCGGGCGATGGGTAGCCTGATCATTACTGCCGAAGGCGATACGCTGGACTGCCGCCAGTGGCAGCGCGTGATAGCCAAGCCTGGTAAGCTGACGCTGCTAAACGGAGAATACGTTAACGTGAATAAGCAGCTGCGCGTAATGCCGCTGGCACTGGAAGGCAATGAACTGCATTACGACAAGCTGACGCTGAAAAAAGTAGAGCAGCCGACGATTGAATGCCAGCAGGCGCTGGAGCAGGTGGCGTTACAGCCGGATGCCGCGGTTATTCAGAATATCGAGCCGCACAATATGCGCGCCGTTTTCGCGACGCAACCCGCCGCAGGCCAGCCGTAGCCAACAGAAGATGACGCGCGGGCGTCATCTTCTGCATTTCGGTTATCCATGCCTTTATCCGGCGCCCCGATTTACAGATCGGAAGGGTGCAGGACATTACCAGAAAAACGGCCATAGGCGGAGGTAACGTTTTTCTGCTGATTACCCTGATTAACCATCGTGCGCAGCTCATCCATGCGGCTGACAAGCAGACTTTTAATCAGGTTTTCATTATCCAACAATTGCTTCAGCAGCGGGCGGATTTGCGTTTGCAGCGCGGCGGGCAGGGAAGTGCCGGCCATGGAAAGCGTCACGCTTTCTACCGCCTGCACATAGCCCATCTCATGGCCGATCAGCTCATCCCATTGGCTCTGCTTCGCCAGCGCCAACATGGTATTACTAAGCATCAGCAGCTGCTGATAGCGGCGCAGCAAATCGAGGTTAGCCGACATTATCAGGCTTCCTGAGTCACGTGCGCGTTCGGCCCGATCTCTTTCCAGGCATCGGCAATATTGGTCAACAGTCTTTCCACTTCGGCAATCGCCTCAGCGTCATTATGCAGGTTGGCATGCAGCAACCTGCGAGTCATATAGTCATACAACCCATCAAGGTTCGCTGCAATTTCGCCGCCAGCTTCATGGTTCAGGCCGGCGCGCAGGCCGCCAGTGATAATGTTGATCGCTTTAGAGAGCGCCTGACCTTTGCCGGGAATGTCGCCCTGTTCCATCAAAATGACCGCTTTTTTCATCGCGCTTAGCGCGCCATCAAATAGCAGGACCACCAGCTGATGCGGCGTGGCGCTCATCACGGCACTTTCAACGCCAACCTGGGCGTAGGCCTGGATTCCCGATTTTGCGTACATGTTATTCCTCTGATTAGCCATTCATCGCGTTGAACTGTTGGGTCAGGTAGTTCCCGGTCTGCGTCATCGATGAAACTAAAGTACTTAAGCTGGTAAATTGCGTTTTATAGCGCGCCATGGTCGCCTCAATCTGGGCGGTGACCTGATCGTACTGATCGGACAGGCGCTTCAGCGAAGTATTGATACCGTCTTCCGCACGCTGAATTGAACCGTCAGAAGCCAATATGGACTTCAGCAGATTGCTGGCCTGGGTGGCGAAGCCGGTAGTTTTACCGTCGCCTGACAGAAAATTCACCACGCTGGTTGATTTTTCATTCAACGCTTTGTTCAGCTTATCGCTGTCTACCGTCAGCTTGCCGTTAAGATCTTGCGTCACGCCAATTTGCGACAGCAGCGAAATATCACCGCCGGTCTGCGAAGCGGTGGACAGCGTTGAGCGCAGGCGCGTTTGAATATTACGTAGCGTGCCGTCACCCAACAGATCGCCGTTACCGGTATTCTGACTGCCGCTGCCCTGATCCACTGCGGTATATATCGTCTGGTTAGCGATGGTGGTCTGCAGCGAGTTATA of Pantoea alhagi contains these proteins:
- a CDS encoding DUF6388 family protein — translated: MKTPQEYYAIARSMFLSAHPDFQAALDGLTQQEADGFNMSLAQYRSMQADRFYAAFLRAKNQDAILFSIQLAEPDKEVAIQAIETYLQEHAAALGMTWEEFCQKNDL
- the yedD gene encoding lipoprotein YedD — encoded protein: MKKWMLLGALALTGCAQIDQYQQAVKTPAPANLQGYWQTTGPQRGLISDRAMGSLIITAEGDTLDCRQWQRVIAKPGKLTLLNGEYVNVNKQLRVMPLALEGNELHYDKLTLKKVEQPTIECQQALEQVALQPDAAVIQNIEPHNMRAVFATQPAAGQP
- the fliT gene encoding flagella biosynthesis regulatory protein FliT, with the protein product MSANLDLLRRYQQLLMLSNTMLALAKQSQWDELIGHEMGYVQAVESVTLSMAGTSLPAALQTQIRPLLKQLLDNENLIKSLLVSRMDELRTMVNQGNQQKNVTSAYGRFSGNVLHPSDL
- the fliS gene encoding flagellar export chaperone FliS, with protein sequence MYAKSGIQAYAQVGVESAVMSATPHQLVVLLFDGALSAMKKAVILMEQGDIPGKGQALSKAINIITGGLRAGLNHEAGGEIAANLDGLYDYMTRRLLHANLHNDAEAIAEVERLLTNIADAWKEIGPNAHVTQEA